One Paenisporosarcina sp. FSL H8-0542 genomic region harbors:
- a CDS encoding DUF1836 domain-containing protein, with protein MENTQELLRKLSLEKNISLQEMPDIDLYMDQVIQLFDHTFKSTKRNEEEKVLTKTMINNYAKAKLFIPIKNKKYSKKHLILISLVYQLKGALSINDIKSTLDGLNSKLTNEDFELEKFYNSYLAIQSGNASDFESEFQKRAIDVHKEVAQMKDSEAEKLEKILLITSLVNISNSYRRAAELLIDELKEESQRVTGDVLPKK; from the coding sequence ATGGAAAACACACAAGAATTATTGAGGAAACTTTCTTTAGAGAAGAACATTTCACTTCAGGAAATGCCCGATATCGATTTATATATGGATCAAGTCATTCAATTATTTGATCACACTTTTAAAAGTACAAAGCGCAATGAAGAAGAAAAAGTTTTGACCAAAACTATGATCAACAACTATGCGAAAGCGAAGCTGTTCATTCCTATAAAAAATAAAAAATATTCGAAGAAGCATCTCATCTTGATCAGTTTGGTCTATCAATTAAAAGGTGCTCTATCAATCAATGACATTAAGTCAACGCTGGACGGTCTTAATTCCAAACTGACAAATGAAGACTTTGAGTTAGAAAAATTCTATAATAGCTATCTTGCTATTCAGAGTGGGAATGCCTCGGATTTCGAGTCGGAATTCCAAAAAAGAGCAATAGATGTCCACAAAGAAGTGGCCCAAATGAAAGACAGCGAAGCGGAAAAATTGGAGAAAATTCTTCTGATCACCTCACTGGTTAACATCAGTAACTCGTACCGTAGAGCAGCGGAGCTGTTAATTGATGAATTAAAAGAGGAATCACAAAGGGTCACGGGCGATGTACTACCAAAAAAATGA
- a CDS encoding MDR family MFS transporter, whose protein sequence is MIEQRNLRLVVSGLLLAILMAAMDNTIVATALGSILADLGGVESYVWITSAYAVAVLAGMPIFGKLSDMYGRKRFFVFGLAIFLIGSALCGIAQSVPQLAVYRAIQGIGGGALMPIAFTIVFDIFPPEKRGKMTGLLGAVFGASSVLGPLLGAFITDTISWHWVFYVNVPIGIVSLFLILKFYKETKQNAKLKIDWLGAITLITAVVSLMFGLELAGKEFAWSSWQSYTLFGIFIVFLIVFLWAETKASEPIISFWMFKNRLFASSQVLAFIFGATFVGLTIFIPIFVQAVYGGSATNAGIILMPMLLGSVAGSAFAGIAQTKISYQKIMAISVVFYAIGMAFMSTISPETSRILLTLYMVLVGMGVGFSFSLLPSASMHKMDYRHRGSANSTNSFFRSLGLALGITIFGSLQTKLMTNEIQDKLGGSGQDASQTIDNLQTVFQPEQRQMIPSNILDVIINAMSNSISATFLWSLIPIAIAIVAVYFMGNEKLEVSKEK, encoded by the coding sequence ATGATAGAACAAAGAAATTTACGCCTGGTCGTATCAGGCTTGCTTTTAGCGATTTTGATGGCTGCGATGGACAATACGATTGTTGCCACTGCACTTGGATCGATATTGGCAGACTTAGGTGGAGTCGAGAGCTACGTGTGGATTACATCAGCATATGCTGTAGCCGTCTTGGCAGGGATGCCAATTTTCGGGAAATTATCCGATATGTATGGTCGCAAACGGTTCTTCGTCTTTGGACTGGCAATTTTCCTGATTGGTTCTGCTTTATGTGGAATCGCACAATCTGTCCCTCAATTGGCTGTATACAGGGCTATTCAAGGAATCGGTGGTGGCGCATTGATGCCGATTGCTTTTACGATTGTCTTTGATATCTTCCCTCCCGAAAAACGCGGAAAAATGACTGGATTATTGGGAGCTGTATTCGGTGCTTCCAGTGTTCTCGGTCCGTTACTTGGAGCCTTTATTACCGACACAATCAGCTGGCACTGGGTGTTTTATGTGAATGTGCCAATCGGAATTGTATCTCTATTTCTGATTCTGAAATTCTACAAAGAAACGAAGCAAAATGCAAAACTTAAGATTGATTGGCTTGGCGCCATCACCTTGATAACAGCTGTTGTCAGCCTAATGTTTGGACTAGAGCTCGCCGGCAAAGAATTTGCCTGGAGTTCATGGCAAAGCTACACATTATTCGGGATTTTCATTGTGTTTTTGATTGTCTTCTTATGGGCAGAAACGAAAGCATCCGAACCAATCATTTCGTTTTGGATGTTCAAAAACCGTCTGTTCGCTTCTTCACAAGTACTCGCATTTATTTTTGGTGCGACATTTGTCGGATTGACGATTTTCATACCTATTTTTGTTCAAGCCGTGTATGGGGGTTCCGCGACGAATGCCGGTATTATTCTGATGCCGATGTTACTTGGATCTGTTGCCGGAAGTGCATTCGCAGGGATTGCACAAACCAAAATTTCCTATCAGAAAATAATGGCTATATCCGTAGTTTTCTACGCAATTGGAATGGCATTCATGTCGACAATTTCTCCTGAAACAAGCCGTATTTTACTTACTTTGTATATGGTATTGGTTGGGATGGGCGTAGGGTTTTCATTTTCATTACTGCCTTCGGCGAGTATGCATAAGATGGATTATCGCCATCGCGGTTCTGCCAACTCGACAAATTCATTTTTCCGGTCATTGGGTTTGGCGCTGGGTATTACCATATTCGGGTCATTGCAGACGAAATTGATGACTAATGAAATACAAGACAAGCTTGGGGGTTCTGGTCAAGATGCATCGCAGACAATTGACAATTTACAGACCGTATTCCAACCCGAACAACGACAGATGATTCCATCAAACATTTTGGATGTCATTATCAATGCCATGTCGAATTCCATCTCGGCTACTTTCCTTTGGTCACTCATCCCGATTGCCATTGCAATCGTTGCTGTATATTTCATGGGGAATGAGAAGCTGGAAGTTTCAAAAGAAAAGTAA
- the recQ gene encoding DNA helicase RecQ, whose amino-acid sequence MLEQATKYLQTFFGYESFRTGQEQVITQVLNGDNSICVMPTGGGKSICYQIPALVLEGTTIVVSPLISLMKDQVDTLLEAGIHAAYINSSLSHEEVREVLYDVQRGAVKLLYIAPERLDSQSFLNELRDIPVPLIAVDEAHCISQWGHDFRPSYRLISRMTELFPNKPTVLALTATATPQVREDICRILNITEENTVMTGFERSNLTFSVIRGQDREKFVKDYLMKNENESGIIYAATRKTVNHIHDMLQKRGISVAKYHGGMFDEDRTYEQERFLKDEVQVMVATNAFGMGIDKSNIRYVIHYQLPKNMESYYQEAGRAGRDGLPSACVVLYASQDVQTQRFLIDQAQDPSRIPGELIKLQGMVDYCHTENCLQQFIIHYFGDADAGVCGQCSNCTDQRESQDVTQDVQMVLSCVIRMGQKFGKMLTAQVLTGSRNKKVIEFGFDRLTTYGILKHYSAKDVANLMEFMISQDLLAVEHGSFPTIYVTEKSKEVLKGNQKVLRKGAIVTQQVTDNDPLFEELRIVRKRLADESNVPPFVIFSDKTLKDMCAKRPKTEEEFLEVSGVGANKLEKYGVAFLNAINQ is encoded by the coding sequence GTGTTAGAACAAGCAACAAAATACTTACAAACCTTTTTTGGATATGAGTCATTCCGAACCGGACAGGAACAAGTAATTACACAAGTACTAAATGGCGACAATTCAATATGCGTGATGCCGACTGGTGGCGGGAAATCTATCTGCTATCAAATACCGGCACTAGTTTTAGAAGGTACTACGATTGTTGTTTCTCCATTGATTTCATTAATGAAAGACCAGGTGGATACCTTACTGGAAGCGGGCATTCATGCGGCATATATCAATAGTTCATTGAGTCATGAAGAAGTGCGTGAAGTACTGTATGATGTGCAACGCGGAGCTGTCAAACTTTTATATATTGCCCCAGAAAGATTGGACTCCCAGTCCTTTTTGAATGAACTTCGGGATATTCCAGTACCATTGATAGCTGTTGACGAAGCACATTGTATTTCTCAATGGGGACATGATTTCCGTCCAAGTTACCGATTAATCAGTCGAATGACCGAGCTTTTCCCGAATAAACCGACAGTCCTTGCATTAACTGCCACTGCCACACCACAAGTGCGCGAAGACATTTGCCGAATTCTGAATATCACGGAAGAAAACACTGTAATGACCGGTTTTGAACGATCAAATTTAACATTCTCTGTTATTCGTGGACAAGACCGTGAAAAATTTGTCAAAGATTATTTAATGAAAAATGAAAACGAATCAGGCATTATTTATGCAGCTACTCGAAAAACAGTCAATCATATTCACGACATGCTGCAAAAACGAGGAATTAGCGTGGCAAAATATCACGGCGGTATGTTCGATGAGGACCGCACCTATGAGCAGGAACGTTTCCTTAAAGATGAAGTCCAGGTGATGGTGGCGACAAATGCCTTTGGAATGGGTATCGACAAATCAAATATTCGCTATGTTATCCATTATCAACTGCCGAAAAATATGGAGAGTTATTACCAGGAGGCAGGACGTGCAGGTCGTGATGGATTGCCGAGTGCGTGTGTTGTACTCTATGCCTCACAGGATGTTCAGACCCAACGATTCCTGATTGATCAAGCACAAGACCCAAGTCGTATACCCGGCGAACTCATCAAGTTGCAGGGAATGGTTGACTACTGTCATACAGAAAATTGTCTGCAGCAATTCATCATTCACTATTTTGGTGACGCCGATGCAGGCGTTTGCGGCCAATGTAGCAATTGCACCGATCAACGAGAAAGTCAGGACGTTACACAAGATGTCCAAATGGTCCTTTCATGCGTCATTCGAATGGGACAGAAATTCGGAAAAATGCTGACAGCCCAAGTACTGACGGGATCCAGAAACAAAAAGGTAATTGAATTTGGATTTGACAGACTGACAACGTACGGTATATTAAAGCACTACAGTGCGAAAGATGTAGCGAACTTGATGGAGTTCATGATTTCACAGGACTTACTCGCAGTCGAACATGGATCATTTCCAACAATATATGTTACCGAGAAAAGTAAAGAAGTACTGAAAGGAAATCAAAAAGTCCTTCGCAAAGGGGCGATTGTTACCCAACAAGTTACTGACAATGATCCGTTATTTGAAGAACTGCGCATCGTGAGAAAGCGATTGGCTGACGAATCAAATGTTCCGCCATTTGTCATCTTCTCGGATAAAACATTGAAAGACATGTGTGCCAAACGTCCGAAAACCGAGGAAGAGTTTCTTGAAGTCAGTGGTGTAGGTGCCAATAAACTTGAGAAATATGGAGTGGCATTTTTGAATGCCATCAATCAATGA
- a CDS encoding hemolysin III family protein, translating into MHAYIREPFNSLSHLVGAVLSVIALIAMTVKASISDVPVLHIVAVIIFGISMVLLYTASATYHMVLAKDNVIAFFRRLDHSMIFLLIAGSYAPFCLIALNGKNGFVLFSVVTGLAIAGILFKMVWFNCPRWLSTALYIGMGWIIVFLASPLAATLSAKGLWLLVVGGIMYTIGGIIYGAKPGFLQSKYLGFHEIFHIFILLGTLCHFLSVYMYVL; encoded by the coding sequence ATGCACGCTTATATTCGAGAACCTTTTAATAGTTTATCTCATTTAGTCGGTGCGGTATTATCTGTCATTGCGTTAATTGCTATGACTGTCAAAGCATCTATAAGTGATGTGCCTGTTCTTCATATTGTCGCCGTTATCATATTTGGCATCAGCATGGTTTTATTGTATACAGCATCCGCCACTTATCATATGGTACTTGCGAAGGACAATGTCATTGCTTTTTTCAGAAGACTTGATCACTCCATGATTTTTTTGTTGATTGCAGGATCGTACGCTCCTTTCTGCTTAATTGCTCTAAACGGCAAGAATGGATTTGTTTTATTTTCTGTCGTTACTGGTTTAGCGATCGCAGGTATTCTGTTTAAAATGGTGTGGTTCAACTGTCCGCGATGGCTTTCCACTGCGCTTTATATTGGAATGGGTTGGATTATTGTTTTTCTTGCCTCACCACTTGCGGCAACTTTAAGTGCGAAGGGACTTTGGTTGCTCGTTGTTGGTGGAATCATGTACACAATAGGAGGCATCATCTACGGTGCCAAGCCCGGTTTCCTGCAATCCAAATACCTCGGTTTTCATGAAATTTTCCACATCTTCATTTTACTTGGAACCCTTTGTCACTTTTTAAGTGTATATATGTACGTTTTATAG